Genomic window (Nitrospirota bacterium):
CCCCTTGTCGCTGCACACCTTCGTCAGCGCCGAGGTCAACGTCGTCTTGCCGTGGTCCACGTGCCCGATCGTCCCAATGTTCACGTGGGGCTTCCGCCGCTCGTATTTCGCCTTCGCCATAGATCTTCTCCCTCGTTTTTTTCCTAGCCCTCAAGGGTCGCCCAGATCGGTCCGTCGCGTCTCACACGCGCCAGCACAAGCAGCTTGGCATGGAGCCCACGACGCGGATTGAACGCGTGACCTCGTCCTTACCAAGGACGTGCTCTGCCAACTGAGCTACGTGGGCACCCTCTC
Coding sequences:
- the tuf gene encoding elongation factor Tu (EF-Tu; promotes GTP-dependent binding of aminoacyl-tRNA to the A-site of ribosomes during protein biosynthesis; when the tRNA anticodon matches the mRNA codon, GTP hydrolysis results; the inactive EF-Tu-GDP leaves the ribosome and release of GDP is promoted by elongation factor Ts; many prokaryotes have two copies of the gene encoding EF-Tu) — protein: MAKAKYERRKPHVNIGTIGHVDHGKTTLTSALTKVCSDKG